A window of Conger conger chromosome 13, fConCon1.1, whole genome shotgun sequence contains these coding sequences:
- the atg16l1 gene encoding autophagy-related protein 16-1 isoform X1 — protein MSGAERRTQCWWKRHIAEQLKQRDRVQRQAFEEIIHQYNRLLEKSDLQAVLSERLQPDKSDHPNRHDLSPGVDVGRSDALLQEMAQIRIRHQEELTELHKKRGELAQNVIELNNQMQQKDKEIQGNEAKMLQCQQRISELEAECRDLRSNLQDLERANQTLKDEYDALQITFGALEEKLRRTTEDNQELVSRWMAEKAQEANRLNAENEKDTRRRQAKLQKDLAEAAKEPLPLDPDDDIEVLPDDAPEGAGPADTSPSRASSRTPSKRNSQPPSSGLLDSISSIFGLSESVMPGLHPPDCRRRSANSFGSSPDGAETQPGVCAEVRVPSTALHTFDAHDGEVNAVRFSPGSRLLATGGMDRRVKLWEVVSGHCEYKGALTGSNAGITSIEFDSAGSYLLAASNDFASRIWTVDDYRLRHTLTGHSGKVLSARFLLDNARIVSGSYDRTLKLWDLRSKVCMKTVFAGSSCNDIVCTEQCVMSGHFDKKVRFWDIRAESIVRELELLGRITSLDLNQDRSELLTCSRDDLVKIIDLRSSSVRQTFSADGFKCGSDWTRVTFSPDGCYVAAGSAEGTLFVWNVLTGKLERSLDKHHSSAINAVSWSPSGAHVVSVEKGSKAVLWSDL, from the exons ataATCGTTTGTTGGAGAAATCTGATTTGCAGGCAGTGCTGTCGGAGAGGCTTCAGCCAGATAAATCTGATCACCCGAATAGACATGATCTGAG CCCTGGAGTAGACGTGGGCCGCAGCGATGCCCTGCTGCAGGAGATGGCCCAGATCCGCATCCGGCACCAGGAGGAGCTGACCGAGCTGCACAAGAAGCGCGGCGag CTGGCCCAGAATGTCATTGAACTGAACAACCAAATGCAGCAGAAGGACAAGGAGATCCAGGGCAATGAGGCCAA gATGCTGCAATGTCAGCAGCGCATCTCGGAGCTGGAGGCGGAGTGCCGGGACCTGCGCAGCAACCTGCAGGACCTGGAGCGGGCCAACCAGACGCTGAAGGACGAGTACGACGCCCTGCAGATCACCTTCGGCGCGCTGGAGGAGAAGCTGCGTCGCACCACCGAGGACAACCAGGAGCTGGTCTCCCGTTGGATGGCCGAGAAGGCCCAGGAGGCCAACCGCCTCAACGCAGAGAACGAGAAGGACACCAG ACGCAGACAGGCCAAACTGCAGAAGGACCTAGCAGAGGCAGCCAAGGAGCCCCTGCCCCTCGACCC GGATGATGACATCGAGGTTCTGCCAGATGACGCCCCAGAAGGGGCGGGGCCAGCGGACACCTCGCCCAGCCGAGCCTCCTCCCGCACCCCGAG caAGCGCAACTCCCAGCCTCCCTCGTCAGGACTCCTGGACTCCATATCCAGTATCTTTGG CCTGTCTGAGTCTGTGATGCCTGGACTCCACCCGCCTGACTGCAG GCGGCGGTCCGCAAACTCGTTCGGCAGTTCACCTGACGGTGCAGAGACGCAGCCTGGGGTGTGTGCAGAAGTGCGAGTCCCTTCAACGGCCCTGCACACATTT gacGCTCATGACGGAGAGGTGAACGCGGTGCGTTTCAGTCCTGGGTCTCGTCTCCTGGCCACGGGGGGTATGGACCGACGGGTGAAGCTCTGGGAGGTTGTCTCAG GCCATTGTGAGTACAAAGGGGCTTTGACTGGCAGCAACGCTGGGATCACTAGCATTGAGTTTGATAGTGCG GGTTCTTACCTGCTTGCTGCGTCCAATGATTTCGCCAGCCGGATCTGGACTGTAGACGATTACAGGCTGCGG CACACCCTCACGGGACACAGTGGAAAAGTGCTGTCTGCGCGCTTCCTCCTGGACAATGCCCGCATCGTATCTGGGAGTTACGACCGGACCCTGAAGCTCTGGGACCTCCGCAGCAAAGTCT gtaTGAAGACAGTATTTGCAGGCTCCAGCTGTAATGACATTGTGTGTACAGAGCAGTGCGTaatgagcggccattttgataaGAAAGTGCGCTTCTGGGACATCAG GGCGGAGAGTATTGTTCGGGAGCTGGAGCTCCTGGGCCGGATCACCTCGCTGGACCTGAACCAGGACCGCTCCGAGCTGCTCACCTGTTCCCGTGACGACCTGGTCAAGATCATCGACCTGCGCAGCAGCAGCGTGCGGCAGACCTTCAG TGCTGACGGCTTCAAGTGTGGGTCGGACTGGACTCGAGTAACGTTCAG CCCCGATGGGTGCTACGTAGCGGCGGGCTCTGCGGAGGGAACCCTGTTTGTGTGGAATGTGCTGACTGGCAAGCTGGAGCGCTCCCTGGACAAGCACCACAG CTCCGCCATCAACGCCGTGTCCTGGTCTCCGTCTGGAGCCCACGTGGTCAGCGTGGAGAAGGGGAGCAAGGCCGTGCTGTGGTCCgacctgtga
- the atg16l1 gene encoding autophagy-related protein 16-1 isoform X2, translating to MSGAERRTQCWWKRHIAEQLKQRDRVQRQAFEEIIHQYNRLLEKSDLQAVLSERLQPDKSDHPNRHDLSPGVDVGRSDALLQEMAQIRIRHQEELTELHKKRGELAQNVIELNNQMQQKDKEIQGNEAKMLQCQQRISELEAECRDLRSNLQDLERANQTLKDEYDALQITFGALEEKLRRTTEDNQELVSRWMAEKAQEANRLNAENEKDTRRRQAKLQKDLAEAAKEPLPLDPDDDIEVLPDDAPEGAGPADTSPSRASSRTPSKRNSQPPSSGLLDSISSIFGRRSANSFGSSPDGAETQPGVCAEVRVPSTALHTFDAHDGEVNAVRFSPGSRLLATGGMDRRVKLWEVVSGHCEYKGALTGSNAGITSIEFDSAGSYLLAASNDFASRIWTVDDYRLRHTLTGHSGKVLSARFLLDNARIVSGSYDRTLKLWDLRSKVCMKTVFAGSSCNDIVCTEQCVMSGHFDKKVRFWDIRAESIVRELELLGRITSLDLNQDRSELLTCSRDDLVKIIDLRSSSVRQTFSADGFKCGSDWTRVTFSPDGCYVAAGSAEGTLFVWNVLTGKLERSLDKHHSSAINAVSWSPSGAHVVSVEKGSKAVLWSDL from the exons ataATCGTTTGTTGGAGAAATCTGATTTGCAGGCAGTGCTGTCGGAGAGGCTTCAGCCAGATAAATCTGATCACCCGAATAGACATGATCTGAG CCCTGGAGTAGACGTGGGCCGCAGCGATGCCCTGCTGCAGGAGATGGCCCAGATCCGCATCCGGCACCAGGAGGAGCTGACCGAGCTGCACAAGAAGCGCGGCGag CTGGCCCAGAATGTCATTGAACTGAACAACCAAATGCAGCAGAAGGACAAGGAGATCCAGGGCAATGAGGCCAA gATGCTGCAATGTCAGCAGCGCATCTCGGAGCTGGAGGCGGAGTGCCGGGACCTGCGCAGCAACCTGCAGGACCTGGAGCGGGCCAACCAGACGCTGAAGGACGAGTACGACGCCCTGCAGATCACCTTCGGCGCGCTGGAGGAGAAGCTGCGTCGCACCACCGAGGACAACCAGGAGCTGGTCTCCCGTTGGATGGCCGAGAAGGCCCAGGAGGCCAACCGCCTCAACGCAGAGAACGAGAAGGACACCAG ACGCAGACAGGCCAAACTGCAGAAGGACCTAGCAGAGGCAGCCAAGGAGCCCCTGCCCCTCGACCC GGATGATGACATCGAGGTTCTGCCAGATGACGCCCCAGAAGGGGCGGGGCCAGCGGACACCTCGCCCAGCCGAGCCTCCTCCCGCACCCCGAG caAGCGCAACTCCCAGCCTCCCTCGTCAGGACTCCTGGACTCCATATCCAGTATCTTTGG GCGGCGGTCCGCAAACTCGTTCGGCAGTTCACCTGACGGTGCAGAGACGCAGCCTGGGGTGTGTGCAGAAGTGCGAGTCCCTTCAACGGCCCTGCACACATTT gacGCTCATGACGGAGAGGTGAACGCGGTGCGTTTCAGTCCTGGGTCTCGTCTCCTGGCCACGGGGGGTATGGACCGACGGGTGAAGCTCTGGGAGGTTGTCTCAG GCCATTGTGAGTACAAAGGGGCTTTGACTGGCAGCAACGCTGGGATCACTAGCATTGAGTTTGATAGTGCG GGTTCTTACCTGCTTGCTGCGTCCAATGATTTCGCCAGCCGGATCTGGACTGTAGACGATTACAGGCTGCGG CACACCCTCACGGGACACAGTGGAAAAGTGCTGTCTGCGCGCTTCCTCCTGGACAATGCCCGCATCGTATCTGGGAGTTACGACCGGACCCTGAAGCTCTGGGACCTCCGCAGCAAAGTCT gtaTGAAGACAGTATTTGCAGGCTCCAGCTGTAATGACATTGTGTGTACAGAGCAGTGCGTaatgagcggccattttgataaGAAAGTGCGCTTCTGGGACATCAG GGCGGAGAGTATTGTTCGGGAGCTGGAGCTCCTGGGCCGGATCACCTCGCTGGACCTGAACCAGGACCGCTCCGAGCTGCTCACCTGTTCCCGTGACGACCTGGTCAAGATCATCGACCTGCGCAGCAGCAGCGTGCGGCAGACCTTCAG TGCTGACGGCTTCAAGTGTGGGTCGGACTGGACTCGAGTAACGTTCAG CCCCGATGGGTGCTACGTAGCGGCGGGCTCTGCGGAGGGAACCCTGTTTGTGTGGAATGTGCTGACTGGCAAGCTGGAGCGCTCCCTGGACAAGCACCACAG CTCCGCCATCAACGCCGTGTCCTGGTCTCCGTCTGGAGCCCACGTGGTCAGCGTGGAGAAGGGGAGCAAGGCCGTGCTGTGGTCCgacctgtga